Proteins encoded by one window of Carassius auratus strain Wakin chromosome 24, ASM336829v1, whole genome shotgun sequence:
- the LOC113041863 gene encoding myb-related protein A-like yields the protein MSRQLREFFNVSGGEPLSLDNPALTSTPVCGQKCLNTPHQRETTPKHQKENTGFRTPKLHKNIIVHTPRTPTPFKNALAAQEKMHGPLRMVPQPLALLEEDIREVLKEETGADIFTQVQNQPQFRSYELMEAPARKVRKSLVLDSWEKDCLNVQLFPQQQINSNEESHSNNLLTRSMLMMPLTEREENCCSPGSLKESFSIVRSLSPQDKRENMTQRSPPYQTPTPANSEWEAVVFGKTEDQLIMTEQARRYLNTNPTACISRALVL from the exons ATGAGTCGCcagctgcgtgag ttCTTCAATGTGTCTGGTGGTGAGCCCTTGAGCCTCGACAATCCTGCTCTTACATCCACTCCAGTGTGTGGACAGAAATGCCTCAACACACCCCACCAGAGAGAGACCACACCAAAACACCAGAAGGAGAACACGGG TTTTAGGACCCCGAAACTCCATAAGAATATTATAGTCCACACTCCAAGAACACCCACTCCTTTCAAAAACGCCCTGGCTGCCCAGGAGAAGATGCACGGCCCGTTAAGAATGGTG CCTCAACCACTGGCACTTCTTGAGGAGGACATCAGAGAAGTTCTGAAAGAGGAAACTGGGGCTGACATCTTCACACAAGTGCAGAACCAACCTCAGTTCAGATCTTATGAG CTGATGGAAGCTCCTGCAAGGAAAGTGAGAAAGTCTTTGGTATTGGACAGCTGGGAAAAAGACTGTTTAAATGTACAGCTGTTTCCCCAACAGCAGATTAACAGCAATGAAGAG TCTCATAGTAACAACCTACTGACCAGATCAATGCTCATGATGCCAttgacagagagagaggagaactGTTGCTCTCCTGGATCACTGAAGGAATCTTTTTCAATAGTCCGCTCGCTTAGCCCACAGGACAAGAGAGAAAACATGACCCAAAGGAGCCCACCATACCAAACACCCACTCCG GCCAACAGTGAGTGGGAGGCGGTGGTTTTTGGGAAAACGGAGGATCAGCTGATCATGACTGAGCAGGCCAGGCGTTACTTAAACACCAACCCTACCGCCTGCATTTCCAGAGCTCTCGTCCTTTAA
- the LOC113042432 gene encoding ribosome biogenesis regulatory protein homolog, with the protein MASCSVEDVLAKAERDEAEKLKGITVNKELDLEFDPGNLLAFDKNRIDTREFKDGKREDFLRSLARDNTQLLINEIWKLPTERVEEVIVAKLPEPTTLLPREKPAPKPKPPTKWEQFAKLKGIQKKKKTNLVWDEVHKEWKRRWGYKRAKDDTKEWLIEVPEKADPNEDQFAKKNKAKKERVARNEYNRLKNIARAQKIKVPGMGLAPTPKQSKAELAQAVNIAKISTASVGKFQDNLPKEKKPKNTGKRRKFQPLIGDFSSEKQKQLDLLKVMDSKKPRLDITKAVNKQMREEDMEARQKNKKDFGKKGQRGKMSGKGKGKAGGKGKGQGPKGKGRKPQMKQGKR; encoded by the coding sequence ATGGCTTCGTGCAGCGTTGAAGACGTGCTCGCTAAAGCCGAAAGAGACGAGGCTGAAAAGCTAAAAGGTATTACAGTAAACAAAGAGCTAGACCTTGAATTTGACCCGGGTAATTTGCTTGCGTTTGATAAGAACCGGATAGATACTCGGGAATTTAAAGACGGCAAACGGGAAGACTTTCTACGCTCACTGGCGAGAGATAACACTCAACTCCTCATCAACGAGATATGGAAACTTCCAACAGAAAGAGTTGAAGAAGTCATCGTCGCAAAGCTACCAGAGCCAACCACTCTATTACCCAGAGAAAAGCCTGCTCCAAAACCAAAGCCTCCTACAAAATGGGAAcagtttgccaaactgaaaggcattcagaagaaaaagaagaccAACTTGGTCTGGGATGAAGTCCATAAGGAATGGAAGAGGCGATGGGGATACAAACGTGCCAAAGATGACACCAAGGAATGGTTGATCGAGGTCCCAGAGAAAGCAGATCCCAATGAGGACCAGTTTGCTAAAAAGAATAAAGCCAAGAAAGAGCGTGTGGCCAGGAATGAGTACAACAGACTCAAGAACATCGCCCGAGCTCAGAAGATCAAGGTGCCAGGCATGGGACTCGCACCCACCCCTAAGCAGTCCAAAGCAGAGCTGGCACAGGCGGTCAATATCGCCAAGATCTCCACGGCCTCTGTTGGGAAATTCCAGGATAACCTACCCAAGGAGAAGAAGCCTAAAAATACTGGGAAAAGGAGAAAGTTCCAGCCTCTTATTGGTGACTTTAGTAGTGAGAAACAGAAACAGCTGGATTTACTGAAAGTGATGGACAGCAAGAAGCCACGACTTGACATCACCAAAGCTGTGAATAAGCAAATGAGGGAAGAGGATATGGAAGCGAGGCAAAAGAATAAGAAAGACTTTGGAAAGAAGGGACAACGGGGAAAGATGTCTGGTAAAGGAAAAGGAAAGGCTGGTGGAAAGGGAAAGGGTCAGGGTCCTAAAGGCAAAGGACGGAAACCTCAAATGAAGCAAGGAAAGAGATAG